A region of Argentina anserina chromosome 5, drPotAnse1.1, whole genome shotgun sequence DNA encodes the following proteins:
- the LOC126793646 gene encoding uncharacterized protein LOC126793646 — MTGGRCHGEKKMMTTTTGRVCGTEEDKPSPISRVPPNFPATLPEIPKNPIDSFSQACKALCERSPYDVVDDASAPGGTCAATASVAVPATLPRGLASFLSKQSDSRKRHKKSHAASERKHSRQSEKSRGYRLWAETEEYFRPLTLSDIEALAEVSELSKVAATKCVPIPHLGNIPELNGNGNLNVEPGCCEECGCGGNSNEIKDEMNVIGGNGNEVAAKNGGEVVGKDENADGGGGNSVVVEKANENGVVEDEVKTEQNGQSMEIDSVAEEDKSCFVSDSPRGVEWLLGYRNKTCLATERPSKKRKVLGADAGLEKVISAAPCDGDHSLCHFCCKGDEGQESNRLIVCSSCKVVVHRKCYGVLEDVDTSWSCSWCKHNTGVSDLVNPCVLCSKQGGALKPVLKEGNSDRSIEFAHLFCCQWMPETYIEDMEKVEPIVNVGGIPETRRKMICNICKVKCGACVRCSHGACRTSFHPMCAREARQRMEIWAKFGLNNVELKAFCPKHSELPINSTAEPMDPSVSIDKTTSISESPHMTLLQKKLNKLKTGRKNGDSLAVTIETSDDSNKFSDSRSQDIPRNDMGKIEKGCEDVDESGALNLMPLLKKLIDCGKVDLKDVALDIGLSPNSLAASLSDDSVVPDLQSRIVKWLKEHTYLDLMQKNVKTNLRPLFASMAEFGAPLSESGMSDLVAVKSVPPRRRTKGGGRNLKDKKVFSSLEQTFCGNGIQPDKINSDKFISEGPTNSREESISDVVEKNITVLKGLQDSLPTDELEGYSVKSSICSFLQSGQDAAATIPLQTDLVIANVDPVVQVEKPIPESNKPEAESSSSCAHLPIQRTTLQMQNETPLKNTVHGSSEKEVSRVDASSHASVCCNHQNIHLKCHEASCKSDEMNLEQLAKAQKLGVLEMSPEDELEGELIYYQHRLQNNITSRKHYTDVLMSNVAKRLPKEIDTARNQKWDAVLISQYLCELREAKKQGRKERRHKEAQAVLAAATAAAAASSRISSFRKDVLDDPSHQENVVKLSSLSGRSGFSSQMIPRAKETFPRVAVPRVSVEKHSGIAHSGSDVSKEHPRSCDICRRSETILNPILVCSSCKVAVHLDCYRSTRESTGPWYCELCEGKATANIWEKEHLTAECGLCGGKAGAFRKSSDGQWVHAFCAEWVFESTFKRGQVSSIVGMDTVTKGLDFCCICRRKFGVCIKCSYGHCQATFHPFCARSSDFYMNVKNLGGKQQHKAYCERHSLEQKAKADTQKHGMEELKNLHTIRAELERLRLICERIIKREKVKRELLICSHDLLAVKRDHVTRSVLVNSPFLLPDASSESATTSLKAHTDDYRSCSDTFQRSDDVTVDSSISFKHRTRVPITIDNDQRTDDDSSTSQIQFTQNISERMQFAEKHIPFRPVVNCNLLEDGGYRLKSKKHAEMFSKEMVMTSDQASVKNMLLPKGYAYVPADCIPSEKQVNQDACSGEQPEGDG; from the exons ATGACCGGTGGCCGATGTCACggggagaagaagatgatgacgaCGACGACGGGTAGGGTTTGCGGCACGGAAGAAGACAAGCCTTCCCCAATTTCTAGGGTTCCGCCCAATTTTCCGGCGACTCTGCCGGAAATTCCTAAAAATCCGATTGATTCGTTTTCTCAGGCCTGCAAGGCGCTGTGTGAGCGGTCGCCGTATGATGTTGTTGATGACGCATCAGCTCCTGGCGGTACCTGTGCGGCGACGGCGAGTGTGGCCGTGCCGGCCACGTTGCCGAGGGGCTTGGCAAGCTTCTTGTCGAAGCAGTCGGATAGCCGGAAACGGCACAAGAAGTCACATGCGGCGTCAGAGAGGAAGCATTCGCGGCAGAGTGAGAAGTCTAGAGGGTATAGGCTGTGGGCAGAGACAGAAGAGTACTTTAGACCCTTGACATTGTCTGATATTGAAGCCTTAGCTGAGGTGTCTGAGCTCAGCAAGGTAGCTGCTACTAAGTGTGTGCCGATTCCGCATTTGGGGAATATTCCTGAGCTGAATGGGAATGGAAACTTGAATGTGGAACCTGGTTGTTGTGAGGAGTGTGGTTGTGGTGGCAATTCGAATGAGATTAAGGACGAGATGAATGTAATCGGTGGCAATGGTAATGAGGTTGCTGCCAAAAATGGCGGTGAGGTTGTTGGCAAGGATGAGAATGCAGATGGTGGTGGCGGCAATTCAGTTGTAGTTGAGAAGGCTAATGAGAATGGGGTTGTTGAAGATGAGGTCAAGACGGAGCAGAATGGGCAGTCTATGGAAATTGATAGTGTCGCAGAGGAAGACAAAAGCTGTTTTGTGTCGGATTCTCCCAGGGGTGTTGAGTGGCTTTTAGGTTATAGAAACAAGACTTGTTTAGCAACAGAGCGCCCTTCAAAGAAGCGGAAGGTTCTCGGTGCTGATGCAGGGTTGGAGAAAGTCATTAGTGCCGCTCCTTGTGACGGGGATCATTCGTTATGCCATTTTTGCTGCAAGGGTGATGAAGGACAGGAGTCGAACCGGTTGATTGTTTGTAGTTCTTGCAAGGTTGTGGTTCATCGGAAGTGCTATGGGGTGCTAGAAGATGTAGATACTTCATGGTCATGCTCCTGGTGTAAGCACAACACTGGTGTGAGTGATTTAGTAAACCCTTGCGTTCTCTGCTCTAAGCAGGGTGGTGCACTGAAGCCAGTTCTGAAGGAGGGTAATAGTGACAGATCTATAGAGTTTGCTCATTTATTTTGCTGTCAATGGATGCCAGAGACATACATAGAGGATATGGAGAAGGTGGAACCCATCGTAAATGTTGGGGGGATACCGGAAACCCGCAGAAAGATGATATGTAACATATGCAAGGTGAAGTGTGGCGCTTGTGTACGATGCAGTCATG GTGCTTGCAGAACGTCTTTCCATCCAATGTGTGCGAGAGAGGCAAGACAAAGAATGGAAATTTGGGCAAAATTTGGGCTTAATAAT GTTGAATTAAAGGCTTTCTGCCCAAAGCACTCAGAATTACCAATTAACAGCACGGCTGAACCAATGGATCCTTCTGTCTCCATTGACAAAACTACAAGTATCTCAGAGAGCCCTCATATGACATTGTTGcagaaaaaattaaataaattgaaaACCGGCAGGAAAAATGGTGATAGTCTTGCAGTCACTATTGAGACTTCAGATGATTCCAATAAATTCAGTGATAGCCGATCACAGGACATTCCAAGGAATGATATGGGGAAAATAGAGAAGGGCTGTGAGGATGTCGATGAATCTGGGGCCCTTAATCTTATGCCTCTTTTAAAGAAG CTGATTGACTGCGGAAAAGTTGATCTGAAGGATGTTGCATTGGATATAGGCCTCTCACCTAATTCTTTGGCTGCATCACTCTCT GATGATAGTGTGGTCCCTGATTTGCAAAGCAGAATAGTCAAATGGCTTAAAGAACATACCTACTTGGATCTAATGCAAAAAAATGTGAAAACTAATTTAAGACCGTTATTTGCCTCCATGGCTGAGTTTGGAGCTCCATTATCAGAGTCTGGTATGTCGGATCTTGTAGCTGTTAAATCAGTACCCCCACGGAGACGAACAAAAGGTGGTGGCAGGAATTTGAAGGATAAAAAAGTTTTCAGCTCTTTAGAGCAGACCTTTTGTGGCAATGGGATTCAGCCGGACAAGATTAATTCAGACAAATTTATCAGTGAAGGACCAACAAATTCAAGAGAAGAGTCCATCAGTGATGTGGTTGAGAAG AATATAACAGTGCTCAAGGGGTTACAAGATTCTTTGCCGACAGATGAACTGGAAG GATATTCAGTGAAGTCCTCAATTTGCAGCTTTTTGCAAAGTGGTCAAGATGCGGCGGCTACTATTCCTTTGCAGACTGACTTGGTGATTGCAAATGTAGATCCAGTTGTTCAAGTGGAAAAACCAATTCCTGAAAGCAA CAAACCAGAGGCAGAATCTTCTAGTTCCTGTGCCCACCTTCCCATCCAGAGGACTACTTTACAAATGCAGAATGAGACGCCTCTAAAGAACACAGTACATG GTTCTAGTGAAAAAGAAGTATCTCGCGTGGATGCTTCTTCCCATGCAAGTGTTTGCTGTAATCACCAAAATATACATTTAAAATGTCATGAGGCTAGTTGTAAATCTGATGAGATGAACTTAGAACAGTTGGCTAAGGCTCAGAAACTGGGCGTCCTAGAAATGTCTCCAGAAGATGAATTGGAAGGAGAGCTGATTTATTATCAGCATAGGTTGCAAAACAATATAACTTCGAGGAAGCATTATACTG ATGTTTTAATGTCTAATGTTGCTAAGCGTCTGCCCAAAGAGATTGATACAGCACGGAATCAGAAGTGGGACGCTGTGCTGATTAGCCAATATCTTTGTGAGTTAAGAGAGGCAAAGAAGCAAGGTAGGAAGGAGAGACGGCATAAGGAAGCACAGGCTGTGTTAGCAGCTGcaactgctgctgctgccgcCTCTTCGAGGATTTCATCCTTTAGGAAAGATGTCCTTGATGATCCCTCACATCAGGAG AATGTGGTGAAGCTAAGCTCTTTAAGTGGGAGGTCCGGCTTTTCCTCACAGATGATACCACGGGCAAAAGAGACATTTCCGAGGGTGGCTGTCCCTAGGGTTTCTGTTGAAAAGCACTCTGGTATAGCTCATTCAGGCTCCGATGTATCTAAAGAACATCCTCGATCATGTGATATCTGCAGACGTTCTGAAACAATTTTAAACCCGATTTTAGTCTGCTCCAGTTGCAAG GTTGCTGTTCACTTAGATTGCTATCGTAGCACAAGAGAATCTACAGGTCCATGGTACTGTGAATTATGTGAAGGCAAAGCTACTGCCAATATTTGGGAGAAAGAGCATTTAACTGCAGAATGTGGTTTATGTGGTGGGAAAGCTGGTGCTTTTAGGAAATCCTCTGATGGTCAGTGGGTCCATGCCTTCTGTGCTGAG TGGGTCTTTGAGTCAACATTCAAAAGGGGACAAGTATCATCAATTGTTGGAATG GACACAGTTACGAAGGGCCTTGATTTCTGTTGTATCTGCCGACGCAAATTTGGTGTCTGCATAAAG TGCAGCTATGGTCATTGTCAGGCAACATTTCATCCCTTCTGTGCCAGAAGTTCAGATTTTTATATGAATGTAAAAAATCTTGGTGGCAAGCAGCAACACAAGGCATACTGTGAGAGGCATAGCCTCGAGCAGAAGGCAAAG GCTGATACACAAAAACATGGAATGGAGGAATTAAAGAACCTTCACACAATAAGG GCTGAGCTGGAGAGGTTACGTCTAATTTGTGAAAGAATCATCAAACGGGAAAAAGTAAAG AGGGAATTACTTATTTGTTCACATGACCTTCTTGCCGTGAAAAGAGATCATGTTACCCGTTCTGTGCTTGTTAACAGTCCTTTTTTGTTACCGGATGCTAGTTCCGAATCAGCAACGACTTCTCTTAAAGCACATACAGATGATTATAGATCATGCAGTGACACATTCCAAAGATCAGATGATGTGACTGTAGATAGTTCAATTTCTTTCAAGCACAGGACTAGAGTTCCTATAACTATTGATAACGACCAAAGGACAGATGATGACAGCTCCACATCCCAAATCCAATTTACCCAAAATATTTCGGAGAGGATGCAATTTGCTGAAAAACATATTCCTTTCAGACCTGTGGTGAACTGTAATCTTTTGGAAGATGGTGGATACAGGTTAAAATCTAAGAAG CATGCCGAGATGTTTTCTAAAGAAATGGTGATGACATCAGATCAGGCATCAGTGAAAAATATGCTGCTACCCAAAGGATATGCATATGTTCCTGCTGACTGTATTCCAAGTGAGAAGCAGGTCAACCAGGATGCTTGTTCTGGCGAACAGCCAGAAGGAGATGGGTAG
- the LOC126793663 gene encoding uncharacterized protein LOC126793663 encodes MDLPELWAIFGPGVAGAVFGAGWWFWVDAVVCSTVAVSFLHYLPGIFASLAALMFNCVKKDDIDYSPYEEGEWRLKLWLFIAYVVSFVSLAASVGLLIQDSLVTTGPSVWTGTAGVLQAVFVLVSGLIYWTSHPE; translated from the exons ATGGATTTGCCGGAGCTTTGGGCAATCTTCGGGCCAGGCGTCGCCGGCGCTGTGTTCGGCGCCGGCTGGTGGTTCTGGGTTGACGCCGTCGTCTGCAGTACCGTTGCCGTCTCATTCCTTCACTACCTTCCAG GTATATTTGCTTCTTTGGCTGCTTTGATGTTCAATTGCGTTAAGAAGGATGACATTGATTACTCTCCCTACGAAGAAGGCGAGTGGAG GTTGAAGCTCTGGCTGTTCATCGCTTATGTTGTGTCCTTTGTATCGCTGGCCGCATCTGTGGGTTTGCTAATACAGGATTCACTTGTGACTACCGGCCCTTCGGTGTGGACAGGAACTGCCGGTGTATTGCAAGCTGTTTTCGTGTTGGTCAG TGGGCTTATATATTGGACTTCTCACCCGGAGTAA
- the LOC126793650 gene encoding uncharacterized protein LOC126793650 translates to MGKSEPALAPEWLRSTGGVTGGGSSTHHIASSSDVPSLAHLRNRTSRSTSDFDPPRSSYLDRSSSSNSRRSSSNGSAKHAYSSFNRSHRDKEKERLNSGDPWDRDSDPLGSLYTNLRRSQSMVSRNKTETLSRKTPIDSKSGSNSSHNNGNGLISGVRVGIPNSVFDKDFPSLGTEERQGVPDIGRVPSPGFTSAVQSLPVGNSALIGGEQFKSALAEVPNAIIGSSSSGSFSVQPIAAATSVNGASVASAGLNMAEALTQAPARARTAPQLSVQTQRLEELILKQSRQLIPVTPSMPKSSALSSSDKLKPKTAVRAGELIAPVKVGQQQSSLSHHANQYIHGGPVKSDAPKTSLGKLHVLKPVWENGISSPKDITSPTSNASSRAANSPLAVAPPVVSAPSRSPNNSKLLAVERKVAALDLRSGTTLDKRHSLSQGGQSRNDFFNLLKKKTSMNCSITLPDSGPDSSSPTTEKSGDIASEVFGDLVSPHIENGGEVTDNGDSSEEVHRFSGIGPSVAVYSDEEEARFLRSLGWEENSGDDGGLTEEEINAFYDQYMKARPSLKLNRGSQPKLTTLPESHATNCGGATTELSSSDSGSEA, encoded by the exons ATGGGGAAAAGTGAACCCGCATTAGCTCCAGAATGGCTGAGAAGTACAGGCGGTGTTACTGGGGGTGGCAGTTCAACCCACCATATTGCATCATCTTCAG ATGTTCCGTCCTTGGCTCACTTGAGAAATAGAACTTCAAGAAGCACAAGTGACTTTGATCCCCCTCGCTCTTCTTATTTAGACCGCTCGTCCTCCTCTAACTCCCGGAGGAGTTCTAGCAATGGCTCTGCAAAGCATGCTTACAGTAGTTTTAATAGAAGCCACCGTGataaggaaaaagaaagattaaatTCTGGCGACCCTTGGGACCGTGATTCTGACCCTTTGGGAAGCTTGTATACCAATTTGCGGCGTTCCCAGTCTATGGTTTCCAGGAATAAGACTGAAACTCTGTCCCGAAAAACTCCTATTGACTCAAAAAGTGGTAGCAACAGCAGTCATAACAATGGCAATGGGCTGATTTCTGGGGTAAGAGTTGGTATTCCGAATTCTGTGTTTGATAAGGATTTTCCTTCACTTGGAACTGAAGAAAGGCAAGGTGTGCCTGATATTGGAAGAGTCCCATCCCCGGGATTTACCTCAGCTGTTCAGAGCCTGCCTGTTGGCAATTCAGCTTTGATTGGGGGAGAACAATTTAAATCAGCTCTGGCAGAGGTGCCTAATGCTATAATTGGAAGCAGTAGTTCAGGATCATTTTCGGTTCAACCAATTGCTGCTGCTACTTCAGTGAATGGGGCTTCCGTTGCAAGTGCTGGTCTTAATATGGCTGAAGCATTAACACAAGCTCCAGCAAGAGCTCGCACTGCTCCCCAG TTATCTGTCCAGACACAAAGGCTTGAAGAATTGATTCTCAAGCAGTCGAGGCAATTGATACCAGTGACACCTTCAATGCCGAAATCTTCA GCTCTCAGTTCTTCTGACAAGTTAAAGCCCAAAACAGCAGTCAGGGCTGGTGAGTTGATTGCACCTGTTAAGGTTGGGCAGCAGCAGTCCTCTCTATCGCACCATGCCAATCAATATATTCATGGGGGACCTGTCAAGTCTGATGCTCCAAAGACATCTCTGGGGAAGCTTCATGTTCTCAAACCAGTGTGGGAAAACGGTATCTCTTCTCCAAAGGATATCACTAGCCCCACAAGTAATGCAAGCAGTAGAGCAGCAAATAGTCCGCTTGCTGTTGCCCCTCCTGTTGTGTCCGCTCCTTCAAGGAGCCCTAACAATTCAAAGCTTTTGGCGGTTGAAAGAAAAGTGGCCGCTTTGGATCTGAGATCTGGAACCACTTTGGATAAGAGACATTCTTTGTCTCAAGGCGGCCAGAGCCGGAATGATTTCTTTAATCTCTTGAAGAAGAAAACCTCCATGAACTGTTCGATTACTCTCCCAGACTCGGGTCCTGACAGTTCATCTCCCACCACGGAGAAATCTGGTGACATAGCTAGTGAAGTATTCGGTGATCTTGTGAGTCCTCACATTGAAAATGGTGGTGAGGTGACTGACAATGGTGATAGTTCTGAAGAGGTTCATAGATTCTCTGGTATTGGCCCAAGTGTAGCAGTTTATTCGGATGAAGAGGAAGCTCGTTTCCTTCGGTCTCTTGGATGGGAGGAAAATTCTGGTGATGATGGTGGTCTAACAGAAGAAGAGATCAATGCCTTCTATGACCAG TATATGAAAGCGAGACCATCTTTGAAACTGAATCGAGGCTCGCAGCCAAAGCTTACAACACTGCCCGAATCTCATGCAACTAATTGTGGTGGGGCAACTACTGAACTGAGCTCATCTGACTCTGGGTCTGAAGCTTGA